From the Paenibacillus sp. MMS20-IR301 genome, the window TTAGCCGTGATCTGTTGTACAAAGTACAATAGCACTCTCCGCTTCCTCGCACTCGGAAGCCCAAGATCACAGGTTCAACCTGTGATGCTGCTCCATCGGCGGATTAGACACTACCCTTGGCCGCACTTCATTCACCGCTTCCATGAGGCGGCCGCAGGTGGCGATCAGCTGATCAATTTCCTCCCGGCCCACCTTCTCAATAATCTCAGCCAGCACATCCGAGTATAGCTCCATCCGGCTGCCGAACGCTGCTTTGCCGCTGTCCGTAAGGCAGATATAGATGACTCTCCGGTCTGTTTCGGACATTACACGTTCAATAAACCCTTTGTCTTCCAATGTGCCGACCATCTGTGAGGCAGTGGGCCTGCTGACCTGCATCAGCTCGCTTAATTTGGAGACCATCAGTCCGGGGTACGGTCCTTCCTCCCCTTGCCCTCCCGCTTCCTGCTGCTTCATCGCCGTATGAATAACAAACATCGTAACAAACTCCCCGTGCGGCATAATGTCGCTGCTCTGCGAACGGGGAGTAAGGCGTTTAAGATTTTCCAGCGTAATCAGCAGCTTGTTCTCCTGGCAGTCATGCATACTCATAAGGCACCTCCGGCTGAAATTAAACAGCAGCTATCAAAAAAGTAGTTTGAACGCTCAGAAATCATTTTCCCGGCTGTTCAGGCTGTCGAAATACCCGTACACCTCGTTCAGCAGCTCCCGCAAGGCTTCGCTCCGTTCTTTACCGAGATGATCAATCATCCCCTGGAAGGTCTCGCGTGCTTTGGCTACGGCCATGCCGGCAAGCTCAGACCCCTTATCGGTTAAGGTAATATCACTGATTCTGCGGTCCTGGCTATCCGGTGTACGAACAGCATACCCCTGGGCAATCAGGCTGTTAACCATCTGTGTTACTGTCGGTGAGGTCACCTTAAGCTGCTTACTGAGATCGGAGACCGTCCGCCCTTTGCCGCCATCCTTCTTCATTCCCTTTTGAATCGAGACCAGCACACGGATTTCACTCGGCTTGAGACCCCAAAGCGTCGTCTTGCGCCAGCTCATCCGGGCAAACTGCTGAAAAGCCTCCATTAATTCATCTATATGTTTATCGTTATCTACATTCATAGGTGCACCTCATACGCTTATTTTGAATATAAGGATTTAGATGCCCCGCATCCCGCATCCCGCATCATCAATCATCCTTTTATCCCTGCTGTATCCGTTACTGCTGTTCATGTCAAGCCAGCAGAGCTGCCTCTGCCTGGGATAAGTATAGCCTATACGGACTGGAGAAGAAACGGCGGCCCCTTTTCAGCCCTCCTCCTGAAACGCCGCATTGAATTTCTTCAGCAGCCCTCCGAAGGTTGCCCGCTCCTCATCTGACCAGTGCACCAGCAGATTGCCGATGATTTCGTGCCGGACCTGCCTGTTACTCTCCAGTATCTCCCCGCCCGTCTCCGTAATCTGCAGCGAATAGGCCCGTCCGTCCACGGGGTCCGGCACACGGGTGATGTAGCCTTTATGCTCCAGTGCGGCCGCCTGCCGGCTGACCGTGGAGATATCGAGCTGGAATTCATCGGCTAAGGCCTTTACACCGGCAGTGCCGTTATGAAAAGCAATCTGATGCAGCAAAAGATAAGCCGCACGGTCCAGATTGCCGATTTTCTTGTACGTAGTAAGCGATGTCAGACGGCGGACAAGAACCGCCATTTCCAGCTCTATCGTTTCAATCGAACGTTTCTCCATAGGGTTCCCATCCTCTTCTCTTTCTTTGATTGACACAAATCGCTTCACTTGTATAATACAAGTATATACTTTCATTATGCAACTTATTATACGGTTTATTTTTGCTAGAGTTATTTTTTTCAGGGGGAGCTTACTATGAAAGCCCATGAATTTATGATCCGTCAGGTCTATAAGGTCAAGCAGGATGATACTGTCCGGACTTTTATCGAGAAATGCATTGCCCACCGGATCAGCGGCATGCCGGTTGTCAATGACCGTAACGAGATTGTCGCCTATTTAAGTGACGGGGACATTATGCGCTATATCGGCAGGCATGAGGACCTGATTGTCGATTCTTTTTTCCAGATTAATGTGTTCGTCGGTGATAATGATGAATTCGAGGAGCGGACGCGCAGGCTGCTGGGTCTGAATGTCATGGCCATCGCCAAGAAGAAGGTGGTAACCGTGCACTATGAGGAGGAGATTGAAGTGATCGCCACGATTCTCGGCAAAAAGCAGATCAAAAAAGTCCCCGTGGAACGGAACCGTGTGCTGGTCGGCATCATCAGCCGCGGCGATGTCATCCGCCACTCCTTCAAAGCGCTGCTCTAGCCTGCTCCGGGAAGCGGCTGTCCTGCCGTTCTCCCGGGCTTATTCTCTCAGATATGCAGTTGCGGCCCCCTGCTTTTTGTGTCATTGTAAAAGCAAGGTCAGTATATTCATAAGGAGAGAACCGTCTTTGCAGCTTATCCAAGAGATTATAGCAAATCCCAGAGCCAAGGAAATCTATTTCACCGTAAGAAAATACGGCACCGTCTCCAAACAAACCCTGCTGGATGAAAGCGGGCTGACGATAAGCACCTTAACCCGTATCCTGGACGAGCTGCTGTCCGCCGGACTGCTGCTCGAAGTCGGCTTCGGTGAATCTACCGGAGGACGCCGCCCCACCCTCTATGAAACGAACCCGGCCTACGCCTATCTGCTGGGGCTGGAAATATCCCGTACCCGCGCAAGGCTTGTCCTGACGGACTTTCATCTGCGCCTGCTGGATGAATATACATGGAATATGGACGCTGCGCTTACCCCGGAGCGGCTGATTGAATCCCTCCACCAGCAGGTGCTGCGCATGCTGGAGTCAGCCTCCACCGGGCTGGACCGCGTGGCCGGGCTTGGCATCGGCGCAGTCGGGCCGCTCGACCGCAAGGCCGGCGTCATCCTGAACCCGGCCCGCTTCCCTGCACCGGGCTGGTCGCAGGTGCAGATCAAGGCACAGCTGGAGCAGCGGCTCAGCGTGCCGGTATATCTGGATAATGGTGCAAATACTGCGCTGCTCGGCGAGTACTGGGCCGGCAGCAGCCGTATGCAGCATCATCTGCTCTACCTTCATGCCGGCATCGGCCTGCGTTCAGCCATCATGAACGACGGCCGGCTGCTCTATGGCATGATTGATACGGAGGGAGCCGCCGGGCAGATGATTATCGAAGGCTCCGGCCTTCCACCGCAGCTTCCCGGCGGCAACGCAGGGGCGTGGGAGAGCTACGTCTCGGTCCACACGCTGGAGCGGCAGGCCCGTGAAGCATGGGAGCAAGGCAGCAGCACCATGCTCCGTGACCTGGCGGAAAGCGCCGCCGAGCTGGAATTCCCGCATCTGGTTGAGGCGCTGCAGGCCCGCGATCCTGTAGCCGTCCGGCTGTTCAGCGAAATGGCCGTCTACTGCGGAATCGGGCTGGCGAATCTGATCAATATCCTTCATCCCGAGGAAGTCATCCTCGGCGGCCCGCTGTTCCTCGCGGCAGATGACTTCTATCAGGAGGCGACGAGAATTGCTCTTGAGCGTACCTACTACCGCGGGCAATATGACGTCCGCTTCACCCGCAGCAGCCTGGGTGAGCGCTCGGTCGCAGCCGGAGCCTGCGCTATGGTGCTGCTTCAGCTGACGAGCTGACGGATTGACAGGTTGTGTGATGCTGGGATGCCGGGCTCACGGACGGACAGTGCCGGCCTGCTAAGCCCACGAACTGAAGGAACCGACCTACGGATAACTGTATTCTGTACAATTAAAGAAATAGTTGGGCCGGATATTAATGGTTTAGTTGTACTTCGTACAATTAAAAGTAGCCGCCAGCCCTTTTTTCTTATTATTAGCGCAATTTAAGTGTACGGTATACAATTAAAACTGATTCCAATGGAAAACCATCCCATTTAGTTGTACGAAGTACAGTTAAATGTATCACCGCACAACTAAGCACATCTCCTGTCTTCCGGAGATGTGCTTAGTTGTTTATGAGGACAGGCCGAACCGGACAAAGGCATGCCTGTCCTGATATACCCGGGTATCCGGCGGCAGGTCCTTGTCGGTCCAGCCAGGCTTATCTTTGAAGCTGTCCGGGCGATCCTATAGACCTCACCCTTGATATGGTGATGAGGGCCCAGCAGGCTGCGGCAGCAGCCAGCCAGCCCAATCAAGATGCTGTTTCCCCGGCATGCATCAGCCCGGCCCCGGAGATGTCAGCTGTATACGGCTACCACAGAAAGGTGCGGACTTCTGTCCCGTTGATGAACAGCCGGGTTACAATAGCATCCGGGCGTGCCGGGAAGGACCAGTACTATTCTATTTGAACTGGAACCAGGTTAAATTGGCAACTGTGGTTGAATCTGACTTAACGAAAGTAACATATACCGTATGGGTTCCTACCGCTGTCCCGGCATTAAGCGGGATATTCTTGACGGACCATGTCTGCCATCCGCCTGTGCTTTCTGCCGTCCAATAACCCAGCATAGTGCCTGTAGGACTGTCCAGGTGGAATTCTATCCTCCCGCCGGAATTAGCGGATGCAACCTTCAAATCAAGACTTGTTTTAGCTGTACTGCCAAAGTCTACATTTTTAAATGCGATATAGTCGCCATTACTCCCGCCGCCAACATCCAGCCCGCCGTCAGTGCTTGCCTCATAGGATATAACACCTGAACTAAGGTTATAGCCTTCCGCTTCAAATTTCAATGTGTTGAATTTTGGCTCCGCAGCATAGCTGTTCGTATCTGTTATTTTCAAATCTGTCAAATTATTCACCGCAACTCCGCCGACGCGGACATTGTTTAATGTAACTCCGGAGACCGTAGAGGTGTCACTCCAGCCCTTCATTATGGAAACTTCACCTAAAGCGCGTAAATTGATATTATTATAGACCACATTTTTGATCGGGCCGGTTTTTGCAGAAAGATCAAACCATCTGGAGTGAACACCGGATCTTGGCCAGAAGCCTTCTACATCTATATTGTCAAATATGATGTTTTGTGCTGCCGGAGTTCCATACAGATGACCTACTGCTAAAGCACGCCAGCACCGGTATACATAAGAGTTTTTAACAACGATGCCATCCTGAAGCTGTTTCACTCCATCTCCAACCTTGAATGCCCCACATCTGCTCCAGGCCAAAGCATCATCCACCACTACATTTGACTGGCTTTCAGGACTTCCCGGCCAGTTTGCAGCTATATCCGTAGTGGCTACATCCCATGTCTTAAAGGAGTAGGTGTCATCCTCCGATACGGCTACAGTGTGCTTTATGAGCACATTCTGGCTCTCTTGAATGTCGATTGCATCATTTTCATAATCAAGTTCATTGTTGTTGAAGTGCTTTGTATTCTGGAAGGTTACGTTATTCGATCTTGTAACGATTGTAGCCCAGCCACCGCTGTCTCTTATGGTTATGCCGTCAACCGTGAAGTTGCTGCACTGCAAGGGTACAAGAATATTGTTCAAATAATTGTTTGTATTCCTCATATAATGGCCATTGCCGTCAATCGTTCCCCTGCCGTAGATCTTAATATTGTTTGCATTGGTTTCCGTATAAATAAACCAGGTTCCATCCTTACCCAGAGAATTCTTGTGAAAATGGGTCGTGTAATCGCTTGGATTTCCTGAGCCCCTTATAACAGAACCACCCTCCAGATAAACCGAAACATTGCTTTTGAGAACAAGGTTTCCGCTCTTGTAAACTCCGGCTGGAACGTATACGATACCGCCGCCTGCTGCGTTAGCCGCATTAATGGCGTTTTGTATGGCAGTTGTAGCCAGAGCGGCACCGGTGCTGTCGGCGCCGTACCCGGTTTTAACATTGTATATCCCTGAACCGGATGAAGCCGGAACATTGGTTTCAAGCGCATCTGCCGCAATAACCAGATCCTTCAGGTTATTGATTTTAACGATAAGATAGGTTGGGGATGAAAGTGTAAAGGTAAGTGTATTTCCGCTCTTGGTTGCATTGATTCCCAAAGCTTTGGGAGAAATATTATAGGTATTGATTGGCTCGCTTGCTGTTATTGTGATTGTAGTCGAACCTGAAAAAGAGAAATTACAATAATTATAGTTTACAAATACCTCCGACGTGTCGATTACCGGTATATTGGTAGAGTCTGCTGTTACCGTGTACTGACTGGTCGTGGTATAGACCGACGGTAATGGATAGCTTACAATGGTCCCCGCCGCTCTTGCTGTCAAAGGAACGACAGCTGACAGACTGGCGAGCATACACACAATTAAGCTTAATAATTTTAACTTTTTCAGCATAAATGAACACCTCTTTCCTATTTTCTGAAGTTACTCGGCATTTCCGCCCTCAGCCTGCTTCCAATCTTATCTATGCTCCGGCTCCAGACAGAGCCGGAGCAGATCGTCCACATGGGCCGTTGCCAGACATTCCACCGTATCCGCAGAGCCGTAATAGATCTTGACCTCGCCGTCATCCTCCAGAACCATCCCGCCCGGAAAAATCACATGATTGCGGAAGCCACCGTCAATCTCATAATCCGTCTCAGGTGCCATGAGCGGCTGCTTAGCCATGCCGATCACCTTGCGGGGGTCTTCCAGATCCAGCAGCATGATGCCGGCGGTATACCGTTTCTTCCAGGCAGGCTCCCAGCCGTTTTTGCCTCTCGCCGGGTCCACATCCACCGCATGGAAGGTGGTGAGCCAGCCTTTATCCGTTCTGACCGGAGGCGCGGCCGGGCCGACCTTGTCATTGGCAAACGGCACATGCTCGACCGCGAGCAGCAGGCTGGAGTTACCCCAGTACTTCAGATCCGGAGACTCGGAGATCCAGGCATCGAACCGGTCCTGCCCTCCGCGGCTGTATACCGTGAACGGGCGCTCCAGACGGACATAATTGCCGCCGATCTTCTCGGGGAACAGCACCATATTGCGCAGATCCGGCGTGGACAGGCTAAGCACCTCGAAATGCTCCAGATCATCGGTAACGGCAATGCCGCCGCGGATGCCATGCTTGGTATCGACGGCAAAACACATATAGCAGCGTCTGCCAATCACCGTCAGGCGCGGGTCATAGGCGCGGATAATCTCTTCGTCATGCATTTTGAATACCGGCTTTGGCCCTGCTGTCCAGCTCAGTCCGTCATCGCTGTAAGCAATGCCGAGATCCGTTGTATGATGCGGTTCAATCGTCTGATCCGCCAGCGAGCCGTAATCATTGCGGAAGATCATCACATATTTGCCGTTAAACTTCGTTACCCCGGCATTGAACACCAGTGCGGTAGGGTAAGGAACCTTCGAGGCATCCAGCACCGGATTTCCCGGATAACGCCGGATGAACGGGGCGGATTGCAGTATTGCGGGAACCTGTAGAGTCATGGGGTGTACCTCCTGAAAATTGAATATGAATAGGGATAAGTCCATAGAGATAAGGTAAGCCGGTGGTCTACCCCTTAAGGGAACCGGCCGTCATCTGCATGAAGGATTTGTTGGCAAACAGATAAGCGACGAGAATCGGCAGGATGGATAAGCAGGCACCCGCCATCATGTAATGGGTCTGGGAAGCCGCAGATATCCCGTATTTCAGATTCGCCAGGCCGACAGTCAGCGTCTGCAGCTCCGGCTTCGTCATCGTGAACACGAGTGGCAGCAGATATTCATTCCACGCGCCGCGGAAGGTGAACAGGGCACCTACGCCAAGTCCCGGTCCAAGCAGCGGCAGAATAATCCGCCAGAAGGTCCGGCCAAGGGAGCTGCCGTCAATCAGCGCCGCCTCATCCAGCTCACGGGGAATCCCCTTCATGAAGCTGAACAGAATGAAGAAGATCGAAGCATGTGCGGAGATCAGAATCAATATGACGCCCCAGAGGCTGCTGTGCAGATGAAGCTTGACCATCAGATCGAATTGCGGACGCAGCACGACCGCCCCCACAGCGACGAACATCGTGAAGGACTGCAGGCCGATATATATTTTTTTGCCGATAAAATCCATACGGTCCACCACATAAGCCGCCATCGAGGAAACCAGCAGCGTACCCACGACCGCCGTCAGGGATACAATCAGGCTGTTCATTGTGTACCGGGAGAAATTCGCCTGTGCCCAGGCTTCAGCATAGTTCGAGAATTGCCAGCTGTCCGGCAGAAAGGTCGCGCCCGCAGTCAGCTCGGCATTCGTCTTGAAGGAGCCCAGGATGGTGATGACAACCGGGATCAATGTGATAAAAGCAAAAGCCAGCAAAAATATCCATAAAATTGTATTGCCCAGTATGGTTCTTATTCTCATCTCGCGTCTCTCCTCAATCGGTCTGATTCATCCGTCTGGATGCGTAGAAATAAATGAGTGATATGATCCCTACGATGACCGCGGACACGAAGGCGACTGCACTGCCGTATCCGAACTCCTGTACCTGAACCGCAGCACTGCCCCCGCCGACAGGGAAGAATAATTTGTACAAATACAGGAACATCACCTCTGTCTTGCCTACCGGGCCGCCTTCGGTCAGTACCATAATGCTCTCGTAGCCCTTCAGGGCTGTAATGATCGCCAGCATGATAACCATCTGCATGACCGGCCCGAGCATCGGCAGGGTGATATAGCGGAACTGCTGTATTCTGCCGGCCCCGTCCAGGGAAGAAGCCTCATACACATCCTCCGGGATATTCTGCAGCCCGGCGAGGAAGAGCAGCATGTAGTTCCCGACCGCCCCCCAGGCCGCAACCAGAATGACAGTGAGCATCGCATATTTCGGGCCCAGCCAGTCAATGCCAGAAGCCGAGAGACCCGTTTTGATCAGGAACTGATTGAGAATCCCGTTGTACGAGTTGAAAATAGTGAAGAACACTACGGCCATAACGGCTGTACTGATGACGGTCGGCATGAAAAAAATCCCCCGCAGCAGCTGCCTGCCCTTCAGCCCGCGGTTCAAAATTGCTGCCAGCAGCAATGCCAGCGGTATTGTTATCAGCAGTTTTCCGCCAGCATAGACAAACGTATTCACAACCGAGTCCCAGAACTGGGTATCCTTCAGGATGCGGCTGAAGTTGTCCAGACCGGTAAATCTTGCCGTGCCGTATCCTTTGTAGTCATAGAACATATAGCGGAACGCCCAGGCAATCGGGTAGATTCCGAGCACAATCGTCAGCAGGGCACTTGGAAAAATAAAGCTGTATGAAAATAAGGCATTTCTCGTTTTGTTCATTTGATCTCTTCCGGCTCCTTTCCTGTACGGCCAGTGCAGAGGGATGGAGAAAAGCTGCTCCCCCATCCCTGCTATTCTGACCTGTATCTCTATCTTTTCAGCATTGGTTACTTTACTTGGCGAACTTGCCGCCCAGGCCGGCCGGGTCAAAGCCTGCATCCGGCTCTGCCTTCACACCGTCATTGGCAATTACACTGTCCAGTGCGGCGTTATAGCGTTTGTTCAGATCAGATATCACTGCCTTCAGATCTCCGCCGTTCAGCATATATTTAAAGAAGGCATCATCTGATTTCATGCCTTCCGGGGCAACGGCCGGATAGACTGGCCATACACCGTCATATTTGTTCGGCAGGAAGCCTTCAATGCCGTTTACATCCGGTGTTGCGGCGACTGCGCTGACCGCTGGAACCATGGAGATGCCGAAGCCTTTCTCCTGATAATCCGTCAGCACCTGATCCCCGTACATGAACTCCATGAACTTCCAGGCTGCTTCCTTATGCTCCGATTTCGAACTCAGGGCCAGCCATTGGCCCCCGAGGAAACCGGAAGCTCCCTTCACTGTACCGTCGATAGTAGGCACCGGGGCAGCCGCCCAGTCAATCTTGGCCGGGAACTGGTTCTTATAGACACCCGGCTCAGAGGAGTAGGACATATACATTCCGATCTTGCCTTCCGCGAACTGTGCCCGCAGCGGATCAATGTCCAGCGATTCTACGCCGGGCAGCATACTGCCGTCGTCCTTGATTTGCTTGAACGCATTGATAACCGGCTCGAAGCCGCTGAAGTCGTAACGGGCGGTTTTGAAGTCATACCCGAAGCCGCCGTACCCGCTCATTTCCGCAATGACCCGTGCCGAACGTGCGAAGGCGCTGGCGGGATTCTTGAAATTCAGTGCGAAGCCGTAAGCCCCGTCCGCCTTGCCGGCTTCCGTCAATTTCTTGGCTGTATCCACCAGCTCCTGCAGCGTGGTTGGCGGATTCTCGACGCCCGCTTTGGCGAACAGATCCTTGTTATACACCAGGCGCATCGTTGTGCCAAAGTTCGGCAGGCTGTAACGCTTGCCGTCGAATTCGTTCAGATCCGGCATGGCCGGAAATTCCGCCTTCAGCTCATCGGTGAGGAATTCATCAATAGGCGCGAGAAAACCTTTTTTATAGAACGTCTGGATGGTGTTCTCCTTCACCCGGATCACATCCGGGGCATCCGAGGTCTGGAAGGACAGATCCAGTGCAGTATCGAAGTCATCGCCCTTGACGACCAGTTCCACCTCAATGCCGTCCTTATTGTTAGTGTTGAACTCGGCAACCTTCTCCTTTATAAAATCAGCGTCATGGCGGTCGCCCGTCCAGTAGCTGATTTTGGTTTTTTCCGCTGAACCGCTTGTCGCTGCATCCCCTTTGCCTTCTGCTGCATTGCCGCTGTTGCCGTTACTGTTACTGTTACCGCAGGCTGCCAGGCCAAGTGCCAGAACCAGGCTCATAGATGTCATTAGCGTACGCTTCATCATTGGTAGTGCCCCCTTGTTTATCGCTGCTGAATTAACTTACAACCTGATTATAGATTGGATAGCGCTTACACATAAGGCGGGTAAGCCCACATTGAGGGCAGGTTTCTGCTGGAGTTACGGATACTGCCGAAGCTGCCCTATGCAAAAGGGAGCAGATCTCCGCTGCGGCGGAATCCCCTCCCCTGTCCTTTATTATTCTTTTCCGAGATAATGCAGTTTGAACTCCGACGGGGTCATGCCCGTATATTTCTTGAATACCTCGCTGAAATAACGCCTGTGCTCATAGCCGAGATCCTGGGCAATCTCCTGTACCTGCAGGCCGCCGATCAGCATCGCCTTGGCCTTCTCCATCTTCTCGTGCATTACATATTGCTGAAAAGAAATTCCCTGCACCTTCTTAAACAGGTTGGAGAAATAACCCTGGCTGAGGTTGATCTGCTTCGCGACCTGCTCCAGCGACAGACCCGTATCCAGATGACTGCGGATATACGCAATGGCTTGATGGATAATCCGCGTGGATTCCAGGGAACGGGCTTCCTCCACCAGCGCGCAGGCCTCCCGGCACAGCTCAGCCAGCAGGCTCCGGATATCCTGCAGGGAAGGATGCACCCGGTTCTTCATGGCTTCAATTCTGTGTTCCAGCGGCCCCATCTGCTCATAAGGGAACTGCTCCAGCATGACCCGGCAGATCTTGGAGCTCAGCTCATAGCCGACACTTTCAACATAACGCGGCTCTGGCCACAGCCCGCTGTCCAGCAGCTCCGCGAACAGCTGGTCCAGCACCTGCAGGCTTTTGGCGGCATTGCCGGAACGCAGGGCGAACAGCAGCTCCTGCTCGGCGGCGGCAGAATAGCTGTACAGCGAGAGAGGCTTATTCTCAATAGCACTGTAATGATATACGCCGTTGCCTCCGGTATAGAAATGATACCCCAGCGCGCTCAGCGCCTGCCTGTATGCCGTAGCCAGCTCATGAATCGCTGATACGCCGGTCCCCACTCCAATAGATAGGGTGCTGCGGGAGAACCTGCTTACATTACTGCAGCAGGTCTCCGTAATCTGCGCAGCCATATCCGGGTCCGAACCGTTCATGATGCAGACATACCGGTCTGTTGCCTCCCGGATAATGACCCCGCGGGTCCAGGCGGAAATCGTCTCTTCCAGAATATTATGCAGGCTGAACCGCAGCAGCTCGACCTCCTGCACAGACTGGCCGCTCAGCTTCTCCGCGAAATCATCAATCTCAGCCACGAACACGAAGAAATGATGCTGCGTTAGCGGGATATCAAGATACTCCCACCGGGAACGGGCATCATCTTCTGTTGTCTGGTGATGCAGCAGGAAGGTTAGATATTCCTGGCGGAGGATGGGCAGACTTTCTCTGATTTTGGACTCCATTACCGCAAGTCTTGCGGTCTCCTGCCGTTCCTCCCGGCACAGCTCCTTCGCCTTCAGCACCACATTCACAATCTCCTCCAGCGAAAACGGCTTCTTCACGAAATCCAGCGCCCCGAGCCGGATGGCTTCCTGGGCATACGAGAATTCGGAATACGCGCTAAGGATAATAATCTTGCAGTCCGGCAGAACCTCCAGAATCGCCCGGGTCATCTGCAGCCCGTCCATTCTCGGCATCCGGATATCGGTCAGCACAATGTCGGGCCGGGTCCCGCGGATGATCCGCAGCCCCTCTTCACCGTCGAGCGCCGTACCGGCGACCTCTATACCATGCTCCTGCCACGCCGGCTTGCGCGAGATCATCTCCACCACACTTTTGATATCGTCGATGATACATAACTTGAACCTTCCCGGCTCCAGCCTCTGGTCCATCCTTCATCTCTCCTCCCCTAACGGAATCCACAGATCGGTCCGTGACCCCTTACCCGGCGCTCCGTCCACATCCATCCGGGCTTCCGCCCCGTAATACAGCGCCAGGCGATGCCGGATGTTGAACAGGGCGTAGCCCTTCTTGGACTGCGGAGCCCTGCTCATTCCCTGCTTGACTAATTCTGCATCGAGCCCCCGCCCGTTATCGGTAAGGGTAATATGGAGCATCCCCTGCTCCCGGCAGGCCGTAATGTCAATTCTTCCTCCTCCGGTCCGGTCGCTGAACCCGTGCTGGATGCTGTTCTCCACCACCGGCTGCAGAATAATCTTGGGAACCTGGCAGGACAGCAGCTCTTCGTCGTCAACCGTCACGGTGTATTCAAATAGTCCTTCATAGCATTTCTGCTGAATGGCGAAATATTGCCGTACATGGGACAGCTCATCCTCAAGGGTAATCAGATCCTTGCCGCCGCTGAGCCCGATCTGGAACATCTGCGATAACGACAGGATCATCTCATTCACATCGTCATTCTCGCCCATCACCGATTTGCAGTATACGGTATTCAGCGTATTGTACAGGAAGTGCGGCTCCATCTGCGCGGTGAGCGCCCGGATCTCTGCATGCCGCTTGTCCTCCTCCTTGGACTTCACATCCGCAATCAGCGCCTTAATCTCCGACATCATCCGGTTGAACTGAAAGCCGACCTGGGCGACCTCATCCTCATAACGGCTCTCGTACACGACACTGAGCTGGTTCTCTTCGACCCGGCGCATCAGCCGCCGGAGCTTAAAGAGCGGCTTCAGCAGCGCAGATGTCAGCTGATTGGAGATCAGCCAGGTGGTCAGCAGAAAGACACCGATTACATACAGGGTGATGCGCTGCACCCGCTGCAGCTTGCCCAGCAGCTGGTCCCGGGACTGCATGCCGGAGATGATCCAGTCAGGTGAGGCTGCGGAGCTTTTATAATTAACAAGATACTCCTTGCCGCCATAGCTGTAAGAGTGTTCCTGCGGATCGTCTTCTGTCCCGGCTTCCGCAAGCACCGGCTTCCAGGGAAATTTACTGCGGAACGGCCAGCTCGACTCCACTACCGCCTCCCCTTCACCGTTCACCAGGTAATAATTCCGGCCGGGCTGCTGTCCGCCCTGATTCAGCAGCTCACCGATCCGGCTCTCCCG encodes:
- a CDS encoding response regulator, which codes for MDQRLEPGRFKLCIIDDIKSVVEMISRKPAWQEHGIEVAGTALDGEEGLRIIRGTRPDIVLTDIRMPRMDGLQMTRAILEVLPDCKIIILSAYSEFSYAQEAIRLGALDFVKKPFSLEEIVNVVLKAKELCREERQETARLAVMESKIRESLPILRQEYLTFLLHHQTTEDDARSRWEYLDIPLTQHHFFVFVAEIDDFAEKLSGQSVQEVELLRFSLHNILEETISAWTRGVIIREATDRYVCIMNGSDPDMAAQITETCCSNVSRFSRSTLSIGVGTGVSAIHELATAYRQALSALGYHFYTGGNGVYHYSAIENKPLSLYSYSAAAEQELLFALRSGNAAKSLQVLDQLFAELLDSGLWPEPRYVESVGYELSSKICRVMLEQFPYEQMGPLEHRIEAMKNRVHPSLQDIRSLLAELCREACALVEEARSLESTRIIHQAIAYIRSHLDTGLSLEQVAKQINLSQGYFSNLFKKVQGISFQQYVMHEKMEKAKAMLIGGLQVQEIAQDLGYEHRRYFSEVFKKYTGMTPSEFKLHYLGKE
- a CDS encoding sugar ABC transporter permease, which encodes MNKTRNALFSYSFIFPSALLTIVLGIYPIAWAFRYMFYDYKGYGTARFTGLDNFSRILKDTQFWDSVVNTFVYAGGKLLITIPLALLLAAILNRGLKGRQLLRGIFFMPTVISTAVMAVVFFTIFNSYNGILNQFLIKTGLSASGIDWLGPKYAMLTVILVAAWGAVGNYMLLFLAGLQNIPEDVYEASSLDGAGRIQQFRYITLPMLGPVMQMVIMLAIITALKGYESIMVLTEGGPVGKTEVMFLYLYKLFFPVGGGSAAVQVQEFGYGSAVAFVSAVIVGIISLIYFYASRRMNQTD
- a CDS encoding sensor histidine kinase, which translates into the protein MNTFIAYCGKAWRQLAGRYYRISIKQRILFSFIVLITLSISAMGSFSYWIAAQEIEDNAYASSRETVSKTTQLLDSRLNDVALSVQSLMLSDAYRKMMIDVFSHEVSNYYVHLSDLQYVLSQAMFNQPMIENVLIVTPIGDFYSTTQTRAQDNSFYGSELYDLSREQPGGYWAKGHYDRLFTGSQRVISFVVRGIYEYPYTPISNVFIVVNIRESRIGELLNQGGQQPGRNYYLVNGEGEAVVESSWPFRSKFPWKPVLAEAGTEDDPQEHSYSYGGKEYLVNYKSSAASPDWIISGMQSRDQLLGKLQRVQRITLYVIGVFLLTTWLISNQLTSALLKPLFKLRRLMRRVEENQLSVVYESRYEDEVAQVGFQFNRMMSEIKALIADVKSKEEDKRHAEIRALTAQMEPHFLYNTLNTVYCKSVMGENDDVNEMILSLSQMFQIGLSGGKDLITLEDELSHVRQYFAIQQKCYEGLFEYTVTVDDEELLSCQVPKIILQPVVENSIQHGFSDRTGGGRIDITACREQGMLHITLTDNGRGLDAELVKQGMSRAPQSKKGYALFNIRHRLALYYGAEARMDVDGAPGKGSRTDLWIPLGEER
- a CDS encoding carbohydrate ABC transporter permease, whose translation is MRIRTILGNTILWIFLLAFAFITLIPVVITILGSFKTNAELTAGATFLPDSWQFSNYAEAWAQANFSRYTMNSLIVSLTAVVGTLLVSSMAAYVVDRMDFIGKKIYIGLQSFTMFVAVGAVVLRPQFDLMVKLHLHSSLWGVILILISAHASIFFILFSFMKGIPRELDEAALIDGSSLGRTFWRIILPLLGPGLGVGALFTFRGAWNEYLLPLVFTMTKPELQTLTVGLANLKYGISAASQTHYMMAGACLSILPILVAYLFANKSFMQMTAGSLKG
- a CDS encoding extracellular solute-binding protein, whose product is MMKRTLMTSMSLVLALGLAACGNSNSNGNSGNAAEGKGDAATSGSAEKTKISYWTGDRHDADFIKEKVAEFNTNNKDGIEVELVVKGDDFDTALDLSFQTSDAPDVIRVKENTIQTFYKKGFLAPIDEFLTDELKAEFPAMPDLNEFDGKRYSLPNFGTTMRLVYNKDLFAKAGVENPPTTLQELVDTAKKLTEAGKADGAYGFALNFKNPASAFARSARVIAEMSGYGGFGYDFKTARYDFSGFEPVINAFKQIKDDGSMLPGVESLDIDPLRAQFAEGKIGMYMSYSSEPGVYKNQFPAKIDWAAAPVPTIDGTVKGASGFLGGQWLALSSKSEHKEAAWKFMEFMYGDQVLTDYQEKGFGISMVPAVSAVAATPDVNGIEGFLPNKYDGVWPVYPAVAPEGMKSDDAFFKYMLNGGDLKAVISDLNKRYNAALDSVIANDGVKAEPDAGFDPAGLGGKFAK